Genomic segment of Pogona vitticeps strain Pit_001003342236 chromosome 15, PviZW2.1, whole genome shotgun sequence:
GTTTTGTGGCTCGGTTCCTGCTCCTCCTGAGCTTGGGTTTCACCAAGAAACCAAGGTCAGAGAGAAATCCCATCTCCTTCCCCCTCCAACGTCCATTTCCTCTCCCTTGGTCCAGAGTCTCTGGACTGTGTGAGGTGATTTACTTCCGCTGATTAATTATTTTGGAAAGTCGCTTCTCGTTACAGCAGTGGCTCTTGTTGCAATGCCACCGTCCGGGACTTTGGTCAGCGAGCACTCTGAGAGGGCAACGAGGACAGCTTCAAGTGgaaactccctgattttgccagCCAGCGTCCCCTATGCAGGAAACTACAGCGTGagtatgcagcagcagcagcagcagcagctcttggGCGTTCCTTTTGATGGTTGTGAAATTATTGCTTAGCCAGGCCTTGATCCTGGTCTTGCGTTTCGCCTTGCAGGGGCCACCGGGACCAGCAGAGATCTTCCGCCTCCCTTGGCCGACTTGGAGCCAGAAGCAGCGAAACCAAAGTGAAAGGTAAGAGGAGAACCCCCTCGCCCTTCTGCACAACCCTGGGATTGTTTTGAACTGCTGGTTTCTAAAGATATGTCCTTCAAGTTGTTTTGTATTCACAGCTATGTTGGTGGTTGAGAAGTGAActccaggaaaataataataataacaatcttagaactgcagtgctggaaagggaccctctcGATCATCAAGGAcgagacacagcagggaattgaactcccaacctcaggctctgcaacCAGAAAGCCAAACCACAGGGCCATCCACCTTATAATCTAAAGACCTGGGGCCCAATCTCTTTCCTCCCTGCACCCGTAAAGGAtagtgtgaaataagtgcaagcCATAAACGCTTAAAAGGTGCTTGAAGGTGCTGATGTTTCCTGCTTTTCGAAGTCTGTTGTATCTCATTCCCCCGTTGCCTTCCCTGTAGAAGCCGCTTCCAGACTGCTCCGGTTTCACACACACAGGCCCCACCCTCAGAAACTGAGGAGATAAACCAGGAGCTTCGAAATTGGATTCCGGGGTTCTTTGAACACTTCTCGGTGTCTCCGTCAGGCCTCTCTGACGAAATCTCTGCTGAAGCGCTCACGGTTCTGCTAAAATGTAGAGGGGCAGTGTTTGGTGTTTTCCAGGAGAACAGCCCTTCCTAATTTGCTGCCTGCAGGGTGTGGGTGTCTTCATTTgccaggctggctgggggcaGACTGGCAGAGGTGGGTTTAGACAACGAGTGTTGCTAAAAAGCTTTGTTCAGGGGCGAGGGGAGCTTAACTAGATACCTCAGAGCAGAGCCCAGAAGCTTTTCAGGTGGCGCTTGAGAAACCATTTCTAAAGGACAGTAAGCTTTGAACAACCCATGGTCCAGCTTAAGATGTCTTCCTTTGTCCAGAGATGTGAGGTAGTGAAAGAAGTGCCAGCGTACGAGGCCAGTTACTGACAGTGTTGTGAGTTTTGTAATTCTGCAGAATCTCACCAGGAATGGGCCCCAAAGATCACTTCTTCCCAATCCCTGCACCCAAGATGAAACATCTGACCCTGCTGCCTGCTCCTGGTCTTAATTGCTCGCTACAAGGATGACGTTGTCTTAACACTGACCACGTCTGTTACACCTTGGGAACAGGAAGAGGGAGCAGGAATATCTTAAGTGTTTTCTAAAAAGTCTTTTATCCTGATTTGGAAAGGGACTGTGCCACGGTGAATCCTGTCACAGTATTTATTGGCTGGGTTCCTCTGCCTCTGTGGTTCAAAGAAGAGAGACCAGATCAGGACAAGGCCAGGGCGGAGATGAGAAAGGGAGATGCAtaagaaaaaggaacaaattcCATGCCTgctgaaagctggacaggaaggggaaaagctattttgtgtgtgcatgaaaCAGTTTAATCATACATAAACACAAGAAACTAAAACACTCCTTGTGTTCTGACCTGTTAAAGAGTGCCAGGAAGAATGACCTTAGAAGATTATTCTGCGTGTGTAAACTCGCTCAAAGTATACAAGCCTGGAATACTTAAAAGAATAAACCATTACTAGAAATTGTAACTTTAACTGAAAGGAAGTTTCAGGGGAGAAACAGATCCTTCTGGAAAATTAATAATGACAACTTCAATAAAAGTAGCAATACCAGGCAAGAGTCTCAACTTCGTTTATTGAGTTTACAAAAAGTTTTAAAGATTTCCTACCACCACTAGGACACAAAACAGAATTAGACACGACTTTGGATTAGGACCTCCTGAAAGACGTGACGTGAGCAGGTTCTCCAGTTTCATTCAAAGCCGCtacaagagaagaaagaaaaatttggTATGCTTCAACAAACTTTGCAGTAGACAACATTGCACGACGTCTGCACGAAATATTTTGGACGTGGAATAACTGTTTTGAAATTAAGAAGACAACTAGATGCGGAGCGTTTTAGACAAAACCAATATGAAAGTTCGCTCTTTGGACTCCAAAGTACTATGGCCCAGACATGCAACGCCTGCAGCCTTTTGGGGCAAGAGGGCCTTTGACCCCCCAGAAGAGTGTGGGCCAACAGACCTGGGGTCTTCTGGACTGCCAATGAGTGGGGTTAACTCTGGTGAAACTGAGCCCAAACACCCGTGTCCTTACCTGACAAGATGGGCAATGTCCCAGCTGGTCTCCAAGGAGAGGGGCCCTTCCACTTCCACGCCTTTCTCCGTTACTGTCGTAATCTCATACTGTGGAGCAAGAGAGCAAACGGTGAGCCCCGTGCCTTACGTCTGCCTATAAAGGAGCGTTGGGCAGGAGGGGGATTGGGTGAGCAGCAAGAGATTGCCAAGGATGTTTCCCCTCGGAGCTTCACGGGTGgcaacaccccccaccccaattccCTCTGCCTGGACTGTTCAAAGAAAAGGGAGTTTTCCAGAGGGTGGCGACAGGAGTGATTGCGTACGTAAAAGGCTACTGAGCTCAGGTACGGCTTGAAAAATAAACACTCAGGCTGAACATAGGCTCAGAGGTTGTGAACAAACAAGCAACGTGCATCTATCCAGCCTATACTTCTCCCAAGGTTGCAAAGCACCAAGGAGACTTCGGGAAAGACACACAGGCAGTCCAGAACTTTCTGGTCCAGCAGCTAAATGGGACAGCCCTTTCCTTTTCCGCAGCGGTCAGCTGGGCACTTACCTTGTTGAACGAGCGGGCGTCTCTGTAGTAGAGGATTTTCATGCAGCGCTCTATGAGGGTGCGGGCCTCTTGCCGGGAGAGCACAGGCTGCGTTTCCAGGGCGTTGCGCATCAGGGGCTGCAGGGGGAGAGTGAGAGCtcggctgcagaaccagagacaAGACCGCAAGATGTCcgggagacaccccccccccaagaacatgGGTGCCGAATTCAGCCACTCACCTGCGCCACGTAGGAGCCGTATCCGGTGGCGAGCGAAGGAGCTTCGTAAGCCACCCCAAGCATGTCCACGTAACCTAGGAAACTTGAGAAAGAGGACAGGGCTTGGTGAATCCTGTGGGGAGCAGAAGTATTTCCTCGCTTTCTCCGCCAGCCTTCAGCCGCTAAGTGTTGTGTTCCTCTACTGATGCCCTAAACGCCCCTCCACAGAACTCTGAAGGCAACATAACTCGTGTGTCGATCAATGATATGTTCTGTTAGGAACAACGCTTTTTTACTCTTCCGCTTCCTCCAGGAACGCCCGAGGTCTAGCACCATGAGATTCAAAGGTCCTCCCATGCCAAAGCAGCCACCGTTTTCCTAACCGAAGCAGCAGGAACTTGTACTGGAATTTACCAAACTGGAAATAACCAGCAACCAGTGAGGTATCCCAGCTGCCCACTAACAATAACATCTGAAAACGAGCAAGCTCTCCCAGGTATTGGCCTGACCCTGGCTAATAACCAGTTGTGGCTTTGCTGGGAACGAAGATACTTCTGCACCGACAGCTTCTGGGCCAGGAGCCCTCCTCACCTTTCTCCGTTGGCGTAGCCGCCAATCACCACCGTGTTCCAGAGGGGGTTCATCTTCGAGCGGCGGTTGTACATGGCGCGGGTGAGCCAGGAGTGGATGGCTTTGGGGCTGTAACTGTGCCCGTCGCCCAGGAGCTCCTCGTCAATCCTGCGGGGGCCCCAGAAGGAACGTTAGCTTCCTCACCCAAGGCGCCATGACTGGCCGCAGCGTTCTGTGATGTTTAATAATCAGTGAACAAAGGTCCACAATGTGCAAGGGATTTGTACCTTCAGGACAGAACGAGCTGACTGCCCGGGGGGGCGAATAAAGGGGGGGGTACACAGGACCTGAGGAGGGATATGAAGGCCTAGAAAAAACTGAACGGCCTGACTTCCAAACCAGTAAAATGTGGGAAAGAGTTACCAATCCACCCTCCGCTGCACTTTTAATGCCTCTAGGCCTATACATACAGACCTAGAAAAGAGCAGAACTCCTACCACCcaggaccactggccatgctgtttggggccaatgggagttgtagtcccaatcATTCCGCAGGCAGCAATCTCTGAGAATTAAATTACTGATTTATTGGAGGAAGTCTACTGTATGGACTATAAGCCCCATCACTGCAGGGgcagatgggaactgtagtcggAACAcctcaagaaggaaagaaagcgcTCCACGGCAGGAAGGTGGTGGCCGCCTGAATGACGGGGCAGAAAGACTTACACCATCTGCTCCACCACTTGCTTGAGGTACTGGAAGTCGGCGTAGTCGCCCGAGGCCCCCAGCACGGTGCTGTCGTTCACCTTCATGACACGGGAGATGTTGCGGAAGCGAGCCAGCGAGCCGTAGGAACCCAGCATGTCCGCCGCGATGATGACGCCGCCGTCAAACTTCAGCCCCAGGATGGAGGTGCCGGTCACCATGGGGCTCCTGGGGGTTAGGAGAGAAAgcacacaaggggggggggggaagggaaggaaggcagaATCCGTCAGCCCCTTCCCTTCTGGGGGTGGCTTTCAGTTAAAAACCAGACACCCTGGGGGGGGTGCGCCTGTTGGAGTTGTTCTGATGCCCCCCAAACCTCAGACAAgccccccttgccccccccaccGCCTTCTGTCTCTGAATCCAGTCTGTACGTTCAGCCTGTCTAGCCGCGTGAGCAGGCccttcggactacaactcccaggacccCCCTCACAGGCCAAGGGggatcatgggaattgtagtcccaaaggACCTCTACAGCTAATTctctgcccgggggggggggaaagaagcgaGAGGGAGGGCCCCCCTCCCACTTCCTAGCCCCCCCAAGGCTCCCCCCCGCGGCGTGACGTCAgtccccccctcctcccacccccctcAGAGGCCCAAGCGGGCTCCTCTCGCCTCCCTCACAGGGTCCGGGTGACTCCTCCGGCCGGCAGCCCGTATCCGCTGCCCGGGCAGGGCGGGGAGTAGAGCTCCCCCGGCGAGGGACCCCCGGCCCAAAACGGCGGCGGCAACAACGGCGGCAGCCCCTCCATCGGCGACGGAGCCTCCATCTTCCTCTCGAGCGCGCCGCTTAGTCACGAAGCAGGAAGACGCGACGCCTGGCTGCGCATGCGCGCCGCGAGGCGGTTTGAACCTCATGGCGACCCGTAGGAAGGGAAATCTCCCGCGGAAGGCGCCATGTTGTGTGTGGCAAAGGTGATATCCGGTTTATTTTCATCTCCCTTCTCCTGTGGAGGGGGCCGAGTGGATAAAGTGGCGGTGGATGGGTGGGGGAAACGAACTCCACTGCTCTGCGGGAAAAGAACTGTGCGGAGGAGGTGGAGCCGGGGAACAGGAAATGGTGGCGGCGCCATTTTGAGTGTGGCTGAGGGGGGACATCTCCGGGAGGACGCTTCCGGTCCAGCGACGGAACGTCCGCTTCCTCCGGAACTGCACGGAAGGAAATCGATGTGGAACGAACTGGATGGGATTTCAATATGGCGTTGGGGACCCGAAGCGCGCTTTCTGTGGGAGGTAAATTAATTGGAATGATTTATTAGAAGTTTTCCTTCTGTAATAATATTCAAAAAAAAGATAATAAGTGTAACACATGTTAGTAGAGAATATAAAACAATAGCCTTGAAACAGAAAAGGCAAGGAGACTCGAATGAAGAAATCAGTGGAGAGGTACGGAAGAGGATCTGGAGGAAAAGGATAATGAAAAATGGGTCAGTttttataaagtaatatggaaacTGGATATATTGAATAGAGATCATCCGTATGTTCGAGATGTAAAAGAGAAAGGGGAACATACGATTATATATGGTGGGCAGGTGAAGAGAGACGGAAGGAATGGATGACTGTATTTAATGAGATTAAAGAAATTCTAGGGACAGACACACAAAGATGCCCAACGTTAGCATTATTAAATGTATTTGGAATCTGTCAGATAGGCAGAAGTGGAACTAATTGTTATGTTAATTGCAGCTAGATTGATATGTGTAAGGAACTGGAAAAATAGTAATTGATGTTGGAGGAATGTTGTAATGAGATATGGAATCTAGCTATTGATGGTAAAGTAGCTTTTGAACTGGAAgttagaaaaggattattgaaagAATATAGATATAATGGGATTTGGAACCCTTATCTAGAATATCTACTTACAAAACATAAAGGTTATACACcaacacaaaaatatttttgaaaagagaTGGGGCATATAGTGGTgggttacactgtatatttgagttatGATTATATTTGTCATTTAACtttttattatattaaaatataaataataatgataattataataaataataataaaaataaaaaagaatttttctttttatttcctggcAGGGATTGCTGTGGTTCACAAACTCTTGGCCTGCGTAGACTCTTTTAActttttccccatctctctcttcaGTTCCAAGTTCAGCCGAAAAGTGCAGTTTGTGGCTAGTCTTGATGAGCTGTCTGAGTGGATCCCCGTGGAGCAGGTGCACATCCCGGATTGTGTCTGCCAGTGAGTATTTGATGTGTTCTTTTTTGGGTCCCTCAAGAAGTGAGTCTGGGAGAAGGGCTATTATGGTCTTAATGGCATCATCTTAGCGATGTCACCATGTAGCCCTGGCCTTACCTGACAAGCCCCATGTCTAGATGGAGCTGCTAAAAAATAAGAATGATGATGTCATTAGGGGTCTGAACTGTGAGGTCACAGGGTATAAATGCTGAAATTGGCCCTTGAAGCTCAAAACATTCAAAAGAATTGTAGGGGGGGGTGGAATTTAAGGGCAGGATCCCTTCTTTTCCCTGCTATTCAGCCATCGTCCAGGGCATTCTCGGTGGGTGTAGAACATAACAATCCTTCAGGGCATCAGAGCATCGGGGAAGTGGAAGGGACGGAGTCTCCTGGGAGGGGACGTGGCTGGCTGGCTAGAAAAGAGCACGGGCTTCACACTTTGTTGAAGCAGGTTGGACTTGTGCTTTTAAGGGGAAGCTTCCCACCCAGCAtgaaatagaaatgcaaaaataagcaGTACTttaatagaccactaaaaaaaatcaacatactaatacttaagcttttgtggataaaaacaCTTCATCAGGTTTCTACCAGTATGCAGAGCTTAAAGTCTGGaggttcatggcaagatggatttagCCAGGCACCTCTCTCTTAGATGTAAGTCTAGAGTTGCAGTTGTGGGGTGAGTGTAAGAACTGAGTTCTCAAAACAAAGCATAGGCCATGTGTGTGCAGCTGTTTCTTTGAAACAGGCATGGAGAGAAAACCTGATGTTTCCATCCAGGAAGTAAAGCCATTTAGGATTTTCCTACACAGTTCACAGGCAAACTAACTCCTTTGGTCagtgttttaattttctttttacagattcaaacacacccacctatttttaaaaatgaaaaatgcttCTGGTGAAAACTGTCCAGGGTCATGGGGAGGGGTTTCAAAATTGTCATTTGAAAGTCAGCTTTTAAGATGAAAACGAAGGAAAACAAAGCCTCCCCTTTGACCAGGACGATTTTGTTCAgtggatgaattttaaaaagagaggctTCGGAGGCACATCTGCTAACTTGGAACTTTAGTGGAAACCACTCTGCATATGCCCAGAGACACTGTTGTTTGATATTGCTTTATATGCCTACGCTGATAAGGTGGGGCTTTCATAGAAACTGTTTGAAATGCAGCGGCTGTGTaagaaagagagtgagtgagtgagttacaGAGTCtggaaatcccagaatcccctagccataCTGGCTGAGGGATGCTGGAAGTTATGTTTCCCAGAAGTATTTCTTACTTAGATCTGACACCAGctgaaattttaaggttttttggGAGGGTGGGACAGCATAAAGTTTATTAAATTTGTTGgccatctgggagttgtagtccaaaaacaaatacagtaaattactTTTTGAAGCCTAGGAGAATTGCTGTACTTGTATTTTGCATCTGGATGGCAAGATAGGAGGGCTTTTGAAAGAGGGGTTCTGATGCAGCAGCTTTTTGTGGGAGGGCTTGGTGCCTGCCCTAGTCCTGATTTGCATATATGCAAATAAGGTAATCTTCCTAATGAAAAAACACAGGGCTCCAAGACTGGGGGAATGTCTATTTCCAAAAAAAGTTttctccccattaaaaaaaatctatttctagACGTGGGAAGTGCATCAGATGGTGAACACGCCCCAGGAGTAAAACGCGAAATAAATGCATCAAAACCTGGGTGTGTTTGCATTCGTGTGAGTCCTGTTACTTAGCGCTTTGTTTGTTACGATgacattaaagagagagagaaaaaaccaaaCCGAAACGGGAGTCTTTTGTGCAAGTCATTTATTTTACCATCTTTAGTCGACAGTGGAAAACAGACAAGGGGCGCGCAGGGGGGGtaagggggggaaagcagcaggaaagcgGCCTCCTCCCGAGAGTaaggaactctgcccatgctcagaggcGCCGTCCAGCGGGAGGCACCCCTAGCTGCAAGGCAGGGGCGGCGTCGGCGTCTCTGGCTCTTTGTCGCCCTCGCGTGGCACCGCTTGGGTAGGACGGGCTTCGGGGCTCCCAAGTGAGCGGgattggggggggcgggggcgggggcggggggagcgCGCGCTTGGCGCCGAAGACAAGAGGGCAGGAATTCCAAGGCGCGATCCCGCCGGGCCCGGTAGCGTAGCAGGCAAAGGGCTGCTTCCCAAGTACGGAGTCCCCAggttcaaaaaaattattttccagctCCGCCCACAAGAGCTTCAACTTTAGATATTCCGGCCAAGAGTTGGAGATCCGTACGTTTTGTACGTGAGAAAGCCGCTGCTAGTAATTCTTTTAACTCCAAAGCGCCGATTTTCTACGTGTTAAGGCAGAAACCCGCGCATTAAAGAGCAGGGACCGGACGCTGGGGCGCAGGTTGCAATGGCTTTAGAGCAGCGCCCCGTTCGCTGGAGAAACATAGGGTCGATTCCCGAAGGTTACTTCCGGTTTCCCGATTAGCCTAGGGGTAAATTCAGTGACGTAGAAGACCTGAACTCTCTGATTCGAATCCCCTCTGTTCCTATTTCAgcttttggcctctaggggtagAGAGGTCAAATATACCAAGATCAGCGAGTGGAGCCAAGAGGCGGCAGTGGCTCAGTAGGTTAGGCGCCTGCAAAGACAACAGGCCCTTCGGGGTCTgcgagttcgaatccccgctgggcgcctaagaaaaaaaaaagattttttaatttttttttccggggcCCGCCCGCCATTTTGCAAAATGTGGTTCTCTTTTCTGGGCCCGGGTCCTCCTGCCTGCGCTACCTACGAGTGAGTTGCCAAGCCCTGACTGACGGTCCTGCCAAGGGGGGCCAGtgaggactgtgcaacttgcccaaggttgcACAGGCGGCAGGACCCAAGCCCAGAAACAAAGAACCAGCTACGCGCAGCAGGTCAGGCTCACCGGCGGGGATTCGAACTAGCGGTCGACCGGGACCGCAAAATCACATTACCAAGCGCTTTCCCCGCTGAGCCATCTCAGCCACTGACTTTTACACGGCTCCTGGTATATTTGAGACGCCGAAATCCCTTTGGAAACGTCAATAGGGCCAAACCTCCACGCTATCTCGGCCGATGACGTCACGCCCTTTCCTTTGCCTTTGAGGCCGCAGTTTCCTTTCCAATGGCTGTTAcgttgttgctttccttctgttgcATCCAATTTGTAGCAATAACGATCCGTGTCCTTTTCCAAGGACGGGTCGAAGTTGGCCTCGCGTGGCGCGTTTCCAATTAAAGCTCAATTCACGTTGACGACCCCCCACCCCCGAGGCGCTGCAATTTGCAAAATAAGGaacccccccccgcgcgcccccCAAGGCCGAGCCAGCCTCTGAATGCCTGCAGATTTTGAGGCTCCGACGCCGTTCCTCATTAAAGGGACAATTAAATGCatcaaacctccccccccccccatttgcactCGCCGCTGGGAAGAGCCGCCCCTTCGCCCCTGGGGCGAAATCCAGGAGTTAAATTGGACGCCCCGCTGGTCGTTTTGAACATCCCAActtacaatcatcatcatctgtaatGCCATAGGATTTGCActtgaaaaagggggaaaaatccgaAGGACAAGcagctgcaggggtgggggggatttAAAGGGTCATAAAGACTAGCTTCTTGACCGGCTGCTCCAGGCAGTAGCTCAGGCTGCTTTTAGTAGGCATTTAGGCCCACAATTGTTATCcagctaaaaataaaacaaattaatatctacaacccacacaaacacacactaatTAAATCTCAATGCAAATGTTCGGAAGTCCTGATTTCATatcaaagcaacattttttttttaaatacagcaaAGCTAATTCACCTTTCTATTAAGTTTCTACTGCAAGAAAACGTTTCTATtatgttttcctctctttctttccaatacataatgtttttaaattctttaaCATGCTTAATTGTTTGGATAATTAGTGGCTGACAAAGactgttttcatttgtttaattttgcttCCGAGGGGGCACAggccacaaaaaaaaaagggggggaaaagaaaaagaggcttTACTAGAGGCACCTTTGGGGACTGAGCTAGGAAAGAAAAAGCTGCACCTGATATGTGATTCGAACTCACAACCGCAAGGAAACCAACAACCGGCCCAACTTTCCCTTGCAGAGAAACCCTGAATTCGGAGTCTT
This window contains:
- the PSMB4 gene encoding proteasome subunit beta type-4, producing MEAPSPMEGLPPLLPPPFWAGGPSPGELYSPPCPGSGYGLPAGGVTRTLSPMVTGTSILGLKFDGGVIIAADMLGSYGSLARFRNISRVMKVNDSTVLGASGDYADFQYLKQVVEQMVIDEELLGDGHSYSPKAIHSWLTRAMYNRRSKMNPLWNTVVIGGYANGESFLGYVDMLGVAYEAPSLATGYGSYVAQPLMRNALETQPVLSRQEARTLIERCMKILYYRDARSFNKYEITTVTEKGVEVEGPLSLETSWDIAHLVSGFE